One window of the Thalassoroseus pseudoceratinae genome contains the following:
- a CDS encoding POT family MFS transporter, with protein MADSRYRETPDPIETMPPGVPYIVGNEAAERFSYYGMRAILTVFMADYLYLMSDKIQPAMSKAEATEHYHTFSSWVYLFPIIGALLSDTLTGKYRIIIWVSVLYCIGHLALALMGTAQLAPETWMWIGLFLIALGSGGIKPCVSAHVGDQFGKQNQHLMPKVYQWFYFSINFGSMFSYFLTPWLLEWYGPHIAFGVPGILMGIATLAFWMGRYSFVHVPPAGTGFLQDVFSREGLFTIGKLLLVYFSISAFWALFDQTGSAWVLQAQNMDRQWLGMLWLESQIGAVNPVLVMLLIPIFQFGLYPAINKVFTLTPLRKISIGLFLAAASFALSSIIQEWIDTGSRPSIAWQILSYVILTSAEVMVSITGLEFSYTQAPKSMKSVVMSIWLLSVSLGNVVTAAVNHYIQIPGINRFVSEASTLEVADGEKTYRDQWLMKALPVEKDSDKHDVLLAGYDRKFDTDDDIRLTYDAYGNLTEVLPQNVDVLKSAKERISENFFASADTDDELQLPDDETADELLKDLQDASEKPLRYHRVTRDQFRIVAAGADGEFDTAWDEVLNATVSRVSKKETSPEDKPLTWREKRIIELKGDVGREEVEAARGTIPETKISESFTVGGQVTLEGASYFWFWTYVMLGAAVLFVPISYFYKDQTQIQGDDETDHPAPPEEHALTDEET; from the coding sequence ATGGCGGATTCGAGATACCGAGAAACTCCCGACCCAATCGAAACCATGCCGCCGGGCGTGCCGTACATTGTTGGCAACGAAGCGGCCGAGCGGTTCAGTTACTACGGGATGCGGGCAATTCTGACCGTCTTCATGGCCGACTATCTGTATCTGATGTCGGACAAAATTCAGCCAGCGATGAGCAAAGCCGAGGCGACCGAACACTATCACACGTTCAGTTCCTGGGTGTACCTGTTTCCGATCATCGGGGCGTTACTCTCCGACACGTTGACGGGAAAATACCGCATCATCATTTGGGTTTCGGTGCTGTACTGCATCGGGCACTTGGCGCTCGCACTGATGGGCACCGCTCAGTTGGCTCCCGAAACATGGATGTGGATCGGTTTGTTCCTGATCGCACTCGGATCGGGCGGGATCAAACCATGCGTGTCGGCCCACGTGGGGGATCAATTCGGAAAACAGAACCAACATCTGATGCCGAAGGTGTATCAGTGGTTCTATTTTTCGATCAACTTCGGCTCGATGTTTTCGTACTTCCTCACACCGTGGCTGCTGGAATGGTACGGGCCGCATATCGCGTTCGGTGTGCCCGGCATTCTGATGGGGATCGCCACTCTGGCGTTCTGGATGGGGCGTTACTCGTTCGTGCACGTGCCGCCAGCTGGCACCGGCTTTTTGCAAGACGTGTTCAGCCGCGAGGGGTTGTTCACGATCGGCAAATTGCTGTTGGTTTACTTTTCGATTTCGGCGTTCTGGGCGTTGTTCGATCAAACGGGGTCGGCCTGGGTGTTGCAGGCTCAGAATATGGATCGTCAATGGCTTGGTATGTTGTGGTTGGAATCGCAGATCGGTGCGGTGAATCCTGTGTTGGTGATGCTGCTCATTCCGATCTTCCAATTCGGCTTGTACCCCGCCATCAACAAAGTCTTTACGCTCACGCCACTGCGTAAGATTTCGATCGGTCTGTTCCTGGCGGCGGCTTCGTTTGCGTTGTCGTCCATCATTCAAGAATGGATCGACACCGGAAGTCGCCCGTCGATTGCTTGGCAGATTCTGTCATACGTGATTTTGACATCCGCCGAAGTGATGGTGTCGATCACCGGTTTGGAGTTCTCTTATACGCAGGCTCCAAAGTCGATGAAGTCGGTGGTGATGTCGATTTGGTTGCTGTCCGTCTCACTGGGGAATGTGGTGACGGCGGCGGTGAATCACTACATCCAAATTCCGGGGATTAATCGGTTCGTGAGTGAAGCCAGCACGTTGGAAGTCGCGGACGGCGAAAAAACGTACCGAGATCAATGGTTGATGAAAGCGTTGCCAGTCGAGAAGGATTCCGACAAGCACGATGTGCTGTTGGCCGGTTACGATCGCAAGTTCGACACCGATGACGATATTCGTCTCACCTACGACGCTTACGGCAATCTCACGGAGGTCTTGCCGCAAAATGTTGATGTGTTGAAGTCGGCGAAAGAACGGATCAGCGAGAACTTTTTTGCGTCCGCCGATACCGACGATGAATTGCAGTTGCCGGATGACGAGACAGCCGACGAGTTGCTGAAGGATCTACAAGACGCCTCTGAAAAGCCGTTGCGATATCACCGTGTGACCCGCGACCAGTTCCGAATTGTCGCCGCCGGTGCGGATGGAGAATTCGACACGGCTTGGGACGAAGTGCTCAACGCGACCGTGAGTCGTGTCAGCAAGAAAGAAACCAGCCCGGAAGACAAACCGCTTACGTGGCGGGAGAAGCGAATTATCGAACTGAAAGGCGATGTCGGTCGTGAAGAAGTCGAGGCGGCTCGCGGGACCATTCCGGAAACGAAAATCAGTGAATCATTCACGGTCGGCGGGCAGGTCACGCTGGAAGGGGCCAGCTACTTTTGGTTCTGGACTTACGTGATGCTCGGAGCCGCTGTCCTATTCGTGCCGATCTCGTACTTCTACAAAGATCAAACGCAGATCCAAGGCGATGACGAAACCGACCACCCTGCCCCGCCCGAGGAACATGCCCTCACCGATGAGGAAACCTAA
- a CDS encoding glycine betaine ABC transporter substrate-binding protein: MNVVAGRFTRSLTGLLCGLVCLAGCQSETNSVGSAGDAETIVVGSKVFPENVILGEMITQLMENAGANVIHERGMGGSQTLWESLRAGEIDAYPEYTGTIQKELFASRNIKDEAELRKLLKSEFQVEMSQPFGLNNTYAIGVRKVPPDGISQADWDKVTNIADLRKYPDLEFAFSNEFMDRNDGWPSLKKAFELPHRNVEGVEHSFAYAGLESGTVDVIDLYATDPDIKRLDLKILSDELDDGRNFFPNYNAMILYRADLKTRVPEAVEAMLRLEGQIDNATIIPLNARAKLDKVPEPIVAADYLQETFDIEKTIRRESRTARLTRRTWEHLQLVGISVFAAVLVAVPLGVFAAKSPMLGQVVLGVTGILQTIPSLVLFLIMIPYLGIGPQPVIVGLFLYSLLPIVRNTYAGLAEIPRQIHESAEALGLPPAARLWRIELPLATRSIMAGIKTAATINVGTATLGGLIAAGGYGAPIFTGIRRLDWSLVSEGAIAAAVMALVVQLLFDIAERFLVSPGLQLKSEA; this comes from the coding sequence ATGAATGTCGTCGCTGGTCGTTTTACTCGCTCGTTGACCGGACTTCTCTGTGGTCTGGTGTGTCTCGCGGGATGCCAATCGGAAACCAATTCCGTCGGCTCCGCTGGAGACGCTGAGACAATCGTCGTGGGTTCGAAGGTGTTTCCGGAGAACGTCATTCTTGGCGAGATGATCACGCAGCTCATGGAGAACGCCGGTGCCAACGTGATTCACGAACGCGGCATGGGGGGTTCGCAGACGCTGTGGGAATCGCTGCGAGCCGGTGAAATCGACGCCTACCCCGAATACACCGGCACTATCCAAAAAGAGCTGTTCGCTAGTCGGAATATCAAAGATGAAGCCGAACTTCGCAAGCTGCTGAAGTCGGAATTCCAAGTCGAAATGAGTCAGCCGTTTGGCTTGAACAACACGTACGCCATCGGCGTTCGCAAAGTTCCACCGGACGGGATTTCCCAAGCCGACTGGGACAAAGTCACTAATATCGCCGATTTGCGAAAGTACCCCGATCTCGAATTTGCTTTCAGCAACGAGTTCATGGATCGCAATGACGGTTGGCCGTCGTTGAAGAAGGCGTTCGAGTTGCCGCACCGGAACGTGGAAGGTGTGGAACACAGTTTCGCCTATGCGGGGTTGGAAAGCGGGACGGTCGATGTGATCGATCTATACGCAACCGACCCGGACATCAAACGTCTGGATCTGAAAATCCTCAGCGATGAACTCGATGACGGTCGCAATTTCTTTCCGAATTACAACGCGATGATTCTCTACCGTGCCGATCTCAAGACACGCGTTCCCGAAGCCGTCGAAGCGATGTTGCGGTTGGAAGGCCAAATCGACAATGCCACAATTATCCCGCTGAACGCCCGCGCCAAACTCGACAAAGTTCCCGAACCGATCGTGGCCGCGGATTATCTGCAAGAGACATTCGACATCGAGAAAACCATCCGCCGGGAATCACGAACAGCCCGCCTCACGAGACGAACGTGGGAGCATTTGCAGTTGGTGGGTATTTCCGTGTTTGCCGCCGTGTTGGTAGCGGTCCCGTTGGGAGTGTTCGCGGCGAAGTCACCGATGCTCGGCCAAGTGGTGCTCGGTGTGACGGGCATTCTCCAAACGATTCCGTCGCTGGTGCTATTTCTGATCATGATTCCCTATCTCGGCATTGGCCCGCAGCCGGTGATTGTCGGATTATTCCTTTACAGTTTGTTGCCGATCGTGCGAAACACCTACGCGGGTCTGGCAGAGATTCCTCGACAGATTCACGAGTCCGCCGAGGCGTTGGGATTACCACCGGCAGCCCGATTGTGGCGAATTGAATTGCCGCTCGCGACGCGGTCGATCATGGCGGGCATCAAAACGGCCGCGACGATCAACGTCGGAACGGCGACGCTGGGCGGTTTGATTGCCGCTGGCGGATACGGAGCACCAATCTTCACCGGCATTCGACGGTTGGATTGGTCGTTGGTCTCCGAAGGAGCAATCGCGGCCGCCGTGATGGCGCTCGTGGTGCAGTTGCTGTTTGACATTGCCGAACGGTTTTTGGTCTCCCCCGGCTTGCAACTGAAATCGGAAGCGTGA
- a CDS encoding ATP-binding cassette domain-containing protein, translating into MLELRGVSKIYRGETVLHPLDLTVEAAENLVLIGPSGCGKSTTLRLMMGLIRTDSGEVSFDGTKLTPQNVLELRQRMGYVIQDGGLFPHLTAAQNVTLMARHLKWDEKRISTRLEELRGLTHLPKESLSRYPAQISGGQRQRVGLMRALMLDPDVLFLDEPLGALDPLIRADLQTELREIFNTLHKTVVLVTHDLAEAAYFADTVVLMRSGRVVQRGTVSELWDKPAEPFVEEFVQAQRSIHADRETP; encoded by the coding sequence ATGCTCGAATTGCGAGGCGTCAGCAAAATCTATCGCGGCGAGACGGTGCTGCATCCCCTTGACCTCACCGTCGAGGCGGCCGAAAACCTAGTGTTAATCGGTCCGAGTGGTTGCGGCAAATCGACAACGCTTCGGTTGATGATGGGATTGATCCGCACCGATAGCGGGGAAGTTTCCTTCGATGGTACGAAACTCACCCCGCAAAACGTGCTCGAACTCCGGCAGCGGATGGGGTATGTCATCCAAGACGGCGGGTTGTTTCCACATCTGACCGCCGCACAGAATGTCACGCTGATGGCGCGGCATTTGAAGTGGGATGAAAAGCGAATTTCCACGCGGTTGGAAGAACTTCGTGGATTGACGCACCTGCCGAAAGAGTCGTTGAGTCGGTACCCCGCTCAGATTTCGGGCGGCCAACGCCAACGCGTCGGGTTGATGCGAGCGTTGATGCTCGACCCGGATGTTCTGTTCCTCGACGAACCGCTGGGGGCTCTCGACCCGTTGATTCGAGCCGACTTGCAAACCGAACTTCGCGAGATTTTCAACACGCTCCACAAAACGGTGGTGCTCGTCACGCACGACCTGGCGGAAGCGGCGTACTTCGCGGATACGGTTGTGCTGATGCGGAGCGGGCGAGTCGTGCAACGCGGGACAGTTTCGGAACTCTGGGACAAACCGGCCGAACCCTTCGTCGAGGAATTTGTGCAAGCTCAACGCAGCATCCATGCCGATCGGGAAACTCCATGA
- the serS gene encoding serine--tRNA ligase — MLDLQYICDNADAVRENCEKRGVKVDLEKVLSLREQRSESIQLVDQKRKQQKDVSSKIPKASAEDKPKFIAEGKQLREEISEAEAKLKEIEAELFAEQSRIPNMTHPDAPIGGEDDANVVRTWGEPTKFDFKPLDHVELAEKHDLIDFEAGSRVAGAGFYFLKNEAVLLEMALVQYALTTLYQRGFVLHTTPDLAKNDVLFGTGYTPRGEETQIYSIENTDLSLVATAEIPLGGSLRDEIVDFNKLPLKYAGLSHCFRTEAGAHGRASRGIYRVHQFTKVEMFGFTAPDDSASEAFLNEVVEIEETIFQALNIPYQVIDTASGDLGGPAYRKYDLEAWMPGRDTYGEVTSASNCTDYQARRLGIRTRVPEQKGTQFVHTLNGTAIAISRALIAVLENNQQADGSIVIPEVLRPWVGKDKIG, encoded by the coding sequence ATGCTTGATCTGCAATATATCTGTGACAATGCCGACGCCGTGCGGGAGAACTGCGAGAAGCGGGGCGTGAAAGTGGACTTGGAAAAAGTTCTCTCGCTACGTGAGCAACGAAGCGAGTCGATTCAACTCGTGGACCAGAAGCGGAAGCAGCAGAAAGACGTTTCCAGCAAGATTCCCAAAGCATCGGCGGAAGACAAACCGAAGTTCATCGCCGAGGGGAAGCAACTCCGCGAGGAAATCAGCGAAGCCGAAGCGAAACTCAAAGAGATCGAAGCCGAGTTGTTCGCCGAGCAGAGTCGCATTCCGAACATGACGCATCCCGATGCCCCGATCGGTGGCGAAGACGATGCGAACGTCGTTCGCACTTGGGGTGAGCCGACGAAGTTCGATTTCAAACCGCTCGATCACGTCGAACTGGCGGAAAAGCACGACCTGATCGACTTCGAAGCCGGCTCACGTGTCGCGGGGGCGGGGTTTTATTTCCTGAAGAACGAGGCCGTGCTGCTGGAAATGGCGCTCGTGCAGTATGCCCTCACGACGCTTTACCAACGCGGTTTCGTGTTGCACACCACGCCGGACCTCGCCAAGAACGACGTGCTGTTCGGCACCGGTTACACGCCGCGGGGCGAAGAAACACAGATTTATTCCATCGAGAACACCGATCTCAGCTTGGTCGCGACGGCGGAAATTCCGCTGGGTGGTTCGTTGCGAGATGAGATTGTCGATTTCAACAAACTGCCGTTGAAATACGCGGGGTTGTCACACTGTTTCCGCACCGAAGCGGGAGCCCACGGTCGGGCGAGTCGGGGAATTTACCGGGTGCATCAATTCACGAAGGTCGAGATGTTCGGCTTCACCGCACCAGACGACTCCGCTTCCGAAGCGTTTCTGAACGAAGTGGTGGAAATCGAGGAAACGATTTTCCAAGCTCTTAACATTCCGTATCAGGTGATCGACACGGCATCGGGGGATCTCGGCGGACCGGCGTACCGCAAGTACGATTTGGAAGCCTGGATGCCCGGTCGCGACACCTACGGTGAAGTCACCAGTGCGTCAAACTGCACCGACTACCAAGCCCGTCGGCTCGGCATCCGCACTCGTGTACCGGAGCAGAAAGGCACGCAGTTCGTGCACACGCTCAACGGGACCGCGATTGCCATCAGCCGGGCGTTGATTGCCGTCCTTGAGAACAATCAACAAGCCGACGGCAGCATCGTCATCCCTGAGGTCTTGCGGCCTTGGGTCGGTAAAGACAAGATTGGTTGA
- the glgC gene encoding glucose-1-phosphate adenylyltransferase — MHNVLALVLAGGKGSRLEPLTRDRAKPAVPFGCGYRIIDFTLSNCINSGLRRMLVLTQYKAASLDRHINLGWRFLCRELNEFIDVLPPQQRLDENWYQGTADAVYQNIYTIEKIGAEYTLILSGDHIYKMDYSELVRDHIEAGADATVACIPVPLHEGSDFGIMHIDPDHNVLSFDEKPAEPECIPGDPENCLASMGVYVFKTDFLFEQLCQDATVADSRHDFGHNIIPSMIGTRKVRAYPFRDKNTGERCYWRDVGTLDAYYEANMDLVHVDPQLNLYDRTWEVRTYHPPLPPPKFVFNDADEAEPRVGTALDSIVGLGSIVSGGHVERSVISPDVRINSWAHVEDSILFEGVDIGRHAKVRKAIIDKNVHIPAGMEIGYDPELDKSRGFTISEGGVTVIPLGTQLD; from the coding sequence ATGCATAACGTGTTGGCTTTAGTGCTCGCTGGTGGCAAAGGGAGTCGGCTCGAACCGCTCACACGGGACCGGGCGAAACCCGCCGTTCCATTTGGGTGCGGATACCGAATTATCGATTTCACGCTGTCGAACTGTATCAACAGCGGTTTGCGGCGGATGTTGGTGCTCACGCAGTACAAAGCCGCCAGTCTCGATCGGCATATCAATCTCGGTTGGCGATTTCTTTGCCGAGAGTTGAACGAGTTCATCGACGTGCTCCCGCCGCAGCAACGGCTCGATGAAAATTGGTACCAAGGCACCGCCGATGCCGTCTATCAAAACATCTACACCATCGAAAAAATCGGAGCCGAGTACACGCTGATTCTCTCCGGCGATCACATCTACAAGATGGATTACTCCGAACTCGTCCGTGACCACATCGAAGCCGGTGCCGATGCCACGGTGGCGTGCATTCCCGTCCCGCTGCACGAGGGGTCGGACTTCGGCATCATGCACATCGACCCCGATCACAACGTGCTCTCTTTCGATGAAAAACCCGCCGAGCCGGAATGCATTCCCGGTGATCCGGAGAATTGTTTGGCTTCGATGGGCGTGTATGTGTTCAAGACGGATTTCCTCTTCGAGCAACTTTGCCAAGACGCCACCGTCGCCGACAGCCGACACGACTTTGGTCACAACATCATTCCCAGCATGATCGGCACGCGGAAGGTTCGGGCGTATCCGTTCCGTGACAAAAACACAGGCGAGCGGTGTTACTGGCGGGATGTCGGCACGCTCGATGCGTACTACGAAGCCAACATGGATTTGGTGCATGTCGATCCGCAATTGAATCTCTACGATCGCACCTGGGAAGTCCGCACGTATCATCCGCCGTTGCCACCGCCGAAATTCGTGTTCAACGATGCCGACGAAGCGGAACCGCGTGTGGGGACGGCTCTCGACAGTATCGTCGGTCTGGGGAGTATCGTCTCCGGTGGGCATGTCGAACGGTCGGTGATTTCCCCGGATGTGCGAATCAACAGTTGGGCGCACGTGGAAGATTCGATTCTATTTGAAGGCGTCGACATCGGTCGGCATGCGAAAGTCCGAAAAGCCATCATCGACAAGAACGTCCACATCCCCGCTGGCATGGAAATCGGCTATGATCCCGAACTCGACAAGTCCCGCGGCTTCACGATCTCCGAAGGTGGAGTCACCGTCATCCCCCTGGGAACGCAACTGGATTAG
- a CDS encoding YfcE family phosphodiesterase, translated as MRIGIFADAHDHVDNVRHAVNVFNAEKCELVIFAGDFCSPIVIPSLRNLYCRVLAVLGDNDGNVIGIKGGMKIIGEVANGPVGLRTPDGIRILIGHTIDSLKGLVGDADVIIHAHSHRANLERTERRLVINPGETSGWFFRKPTVAILETAPLDARLVALPELAPRVEIENDMRSKV; from the coding sequence GAATTTTTGCGGACGCTCACGATCACGTCGACAACGTCCGGCATGCGGTCAATGTGTTCAACGCCGAGAAATGCGAGCTGGTCATCTTCGCGGGCGATTTCTGTTCGCCGATCGTGATCCCCTCGCTGCGGAATCTCTATTGTCGCGTGCTCGCGGTGTTGGGCGATAACGATGGCAATGTCATCGGCATCAAAGGCGGGATGAAGATCATCGGCGAAGTCGCCAACGGCCCGGTGGGCTTGCGAACACCCGATGGCATTCGCATCCTGATCGGTCACACGATTGATTCGCTCAAGGGGCTGGTGGGTGATGCGGACGTCATCATCCACGCCCATTCGCATCGGGCGAATCTCGAACGAACCGAACGCCGACTGGTCATCAACCCCGGCGAAACCAGCGGTTGGTTCTTCCGCAAACCCACCGTCGCCATCCTCGAAACCGCCCCGCTCGACGCCCGGTTAGTCGCGTTGCCGGAATTGGCGCCACGAGTCGAAATCGAAAACGATATGCGAAGCAAAGTGTGA